accaatcagatgcatcactgtgggattgttcaggattgtgggtaattaagtacttagccaagacatagcgaataaaaggcatttagatcaaaacaaggttagtgcccccatgatctttttacgtttatatgagcatatactgttgcttagtacagccgtagctggttttaagtctaccatatATGGTTATgttttaatggcttataccccaaatgtcaatgcagaaattgcattgaatttttagttccggcaccagctgtgggtgggactgtgatgctctatagcctagatatcacaacattgtcatttgcgtcattaatcgcaaacgataatttattaaaacgtctcactacccaactacctacagtagcttaatttgtggaggacgaagagaaagcacccatttggcaaatgagccagtagtgagaaataaataataacttttaagtaggtccagtgccttttcaatacttttaaaatggtactggcgcctcaacgtgcctgaaccgatacttaaaaaaaaaaaaaaagaactacaaaaaaaactatggataacattaaagaacattacaaatatttaaaataaatccatagctttcaccttggatgctctcatttcccaagttgtgcttcccttaatctaaggctaataaatgtatttcacaatctgggtcattatttaatacaaaagtacacataatgtttctactgtatctctgtcactcactctgatatttagttaagatgagtgctgtctgtcactgtcttaaatcagttctgtgaatgactgtatgctcattctttataaagtagcaacaatctcgtttttaaaatacagtactgtgcaaaagtcttatggaaaagaaagaatagtgttttcaccccaaaaaagggttttaagccagttatttatatcttttgctgcaatgtgtcagtaggacagtagtttgccattaattttaataataatctagtgcgattttgaatgcacaagcagtttgacgatggcaaaattaatgtttggaattgtaaactgatattttatactgacagtgacactctacagcaaaatatataaataactgaccgaacaccattcttttaagtgaaaatactgcctaagacttttgcacagtagtgtatgtacgtatgattaaatgaagtatatttaaataagtgtaaggaaacagctgtttcgtgattagcggtcacaagcgaaaactttacactagatgagaaaccgactgatcgtgaccttttgtaaactgtatttatgacaaagaacttcacagatacagatattctaacaatctatcggtaaacacacaccttgtgtcctctgtctctgtttgagctcgcgctgctccaccgtggtcggcggattgaagagcgtgctgaaagacgggaggagaccggactgacgccggtttcatttgaaatttaagcggactgactctgaggcgatcggatactactggttccaacctacttttaagaaatatatttttttgataaacgaacccaaaactgtctatgcagtgtgatgtgacttgtgtcatgtgcaAGTGTGATGaatcgcgtatggaccaatagggtgtcggaatggtatatgtgtatacttctcatccaaccacaatcaaattcactccatcctgatggcgcgatttatctggatagggtttttttctttctctctctctgaatgatAACAATCCggtatgaaatagcagtaacgaagctatttttttaaatgtaaggagtagaaagtacagatacttgcgtgaaaatgtaaggagtagaagtaaaaagtcggctgaaaaataattactcaagtaaagtatagataccccaaatttctacttaagtacagtaacgaagtatttgtacttcgttacttgacacctctggtgaCAGGGATGCTGTACTGTTAAAAAGAACCGTCCTTCAGATAAGACATTAAACCGAGGTCTGGATTTCTAGAAGTGGGTGTTTCCTTAATGGTCTAAGTGTCTAATTATGTAACTTTACACATTAACATACTTTAATGATTAAGAGTACATGGTAAAGCAATTTTCTAAAAGTTCTAATATggcaagaaataaaataaccattAATAATTGTTCTTAGCCCATGtatcataaattaatataaacatctCCCTGCTGGAAAACaatcaaacaacacaaacaaacaaacaaaaaaagttgtcAAACTCTTTAAAGCCAGCCTactaaaccagctaagaccaggcTGGAAGTCCAACTAAAACCAGCCAACCAACTCAGGctggtttctgtttttttttgggcCATGCTTAGCAACCAAATGTTGACCACTTCATAGTAACTAGTGATCACACATGGACGAAAACACCATACTTTGTCCACTGCACGGTGCATACTCATTCTCTGTGACATTCAGAAGAGTACTGAGGACTGTGCCTGGCAGTTGCAGACTAGCATCCGTCTTTTCTTGTGTTATTCTCTTTGAACAGCcgccaaaaatattaaatttcataatctagtgcCCTAGCGGCTACGCTCCACTGAACAAAGTCCTCTGGAAGTACTTTCTCTCTGTTGTGCAATTTGCGAAAGGAACTGCTTATCCTACAGAACGTATGGCCGTAACATATCAAAGCTGAAATGGCTTTTCAAGTGGTGGCCGCTTAGCCTCTTCTTTTTTACAATGTTCTCTCTCTTTTACAAGGCCGTACAATGTTACGGAGGACATCTTCATTATGGCAGCCAACTTGGATTCCGGAGTGAAACAACTAGCTAAAACCGTGCCAGTCTTTCACCTTTTGTTTCACAATTATGTAAAGCCCTTTGCACACTCACGTCAGTTGGAATCTTCCAGGCCTCCAAACAGAACATTTCTAATTTAATGTCTCATCCACTTCACTTTGTTTGAACAGTTTCTATCCTCTTCGCCCTCCCTCTCGTGCTTCTCATGAGAGGGACTCGCTAAGCCCAGATTACTTTGAGCTCTCGAGTGGAGTATGAAATTAACACATATCTATTCTTTTGAAACTTTCAATAGAATTGAAATGGATTTGCTCTATCAGAAAAGCATGTGCTCGCTACAGACTGGCTCAAAATGAAGTCCGTTGCTTCTCATTTATGTCATGTATGGCTCATTTCTGACTGGGATGGATTCAGACATATTTGGATAGACTAAATAAATTTCAGCCTAATGTGAAAAGAGCCATGATTTCCATGAGGGAAGTTATTGGTTATGGGGCACATGAACATCCCAGTAATAAGGTAATTCCTTCACGAACTGTCTAATGAAAACGGTCTGATTGAGAATTTCTGCTACTATTTCCCAATATTTGAGTATATATTAAACTTTATTGCTCAGATGTTGTTCCTTCAAAATTGTATTAACTCCCCAACAATGTTTCATGTaggtttggtaagatttttatgttttatgataaAATCTCAGAAAGTCTCTTATGTCCACCAATAttcttacaattttaaataacttttatttgaatatattttcaaatgtatttctacctgaatttcagcatcatttctccagtcttcagtgtcacatgatacttcagaaataattctaatatgctgatttgctgatttcttattattatcaatgttgaaaacagttatgctgcttaatatttttatatattttttaaggtatagcaaatgaaaattctgttattaattaccctcatgtcattccaaacctatgttcatcttcagaaacaaaattaagatgtttttgatgaaatccaagattTTTCtcaccctgcatagacagcaatgcagtTAAACTTTCCAAGTCCCACAAAGATAACTAAGGAcattgcaaagaaaacaaaagaaaaataaatttattcaacaatttttcagtgtcagaaacaagTGTACATTAGGTATAAGGTTTATCTCAAAAGTTTCCCCAGGACAGTGTTTGTGGTACTTGCCACTGCAAAATTGGTCAGAATGCTAAATGACTAATTGATGGTTGTTCTGACTATTAGATCTTTTTGCTCACTAATCCAAGTCAAAAAATCCCAAGTCTCTAACATAATCCTGGCCCATAGTTTCAGGTTCTGACTGTTGAAATGTTTTTGGTCCCTTGTAGACTGGGGTAATATTCTCTAGACAAATCTGAGAAGACTAAGTCACCAAAACTCTCAATTTGTCCTCTACATAATGTGATTTCTCAGAGGAACTATGTTAAAGAGATCTGTGATATTTCTTGTCCAGATTGAATGACAGGTCttgctgcatttattcaaacccAGAATGAAGAATGTCAGCTCATTTGCCTCAAGTCTCATAACCTTGACAGAGGACAATCTGAAAACAGCTCCCACACTCCAACATTCATTCACTCCAGTGCCAATTACATGCCGACTACAACTGTGCCTGACCGACAACTGACATCAAATCTGTTAACTGGCTTTTTCTGGGTTCACActctatttcattatattttatcaatataaaTTTGTCAGCGGGATTTCACATTGATTCAGCGATGTTCCCGAcagtatttactttcttaatgcatgcGCTTGCCATATTTTGAACAGTTTCATGTTGTGCATTATTCCAAAGAAATATTTTGCAATCTTTTAATCAAAATCTAATAACTTTTTACACTTTAGCAAGTCCtattacaaactttattttttattttttattatcccATTGTCATATGTCAGATTATGGTAAATAAAGTATATCCCACTGTGATTTTTATGTCTAAATCTTTTCATGTGGTGATGTTTTCCAATCCCTTTCTTTCCTTTTATCCTGATCTTTCTTGAGAACCATTCAAACGCAACTCCTGCATGAataagataaagataaaaaacTCTCAAATTGTTGGTCAGGATTACATTCAAATAACATACTTCAAATGATAAACCAATCAAACTGACCTTGACTTACTGTTTTACTGCTAATGAAAAGCTTTAAGCTTTTTCCCAGACCACATTAACAGAAACAACATGGGAGCTCAGGGTAACCTTGAGATTCAGTTCAGCAGCGAAATGAACTTTCCGTCCACTGTATCTGTGTGTCCACAGTCGGTGAAACAATCACATTCTCTGAGTTTTAATTTCTAACATCCCTCACTGTCCGAGACTCATGGAGTGAGCGGAGAGATCcataataaaaactttattgcTCGTTGCTGAGGAAGGAAAGTCATTACAGGCTTTATAAGGTTATCAATTCCTTGGACCTGATCTTCATCGATTGCTCTGAGGAACATTTTACACTCGGACAGATAATAGGCAGGGCCTCGAGGGTGTGCgtttgtgagcatgtgtgtgtgtgtgtgtgtgtgcagacatcTTCTCACATAGAAATAAAGAACTCTTggctttaatctttttttcttgacACAGCACTTTTCCTAAGCAGGTGTTACAAATCTCAGCCGTTAATGACTCCAGAGCAGATATAAAAATGTCTGGGACTCTTTAGGTGATTATATCTCAATTAGATAACTGCGATTCAACATCATTCATTCAGAATCCTGTGCAACCCGAGGTAAGACTCGTTTACTAAGAATCTATTAACTCCATAATCTTAATAGATGGATTTTTTAAGACATTAAAGGTGAGGTTACACAAAGGTTGTGAATTGTTACACACTAGGAATTCTGCTTTTCATAATAGTATACAAAAggttacaaaatatacaaaataaaatacaaaacccCGAGCTGGAACCGAACTGTAAAAGCATATGTAATTTGATGACTTACTGTATAACTGTAGAACAAACGCAGAGCATAGTCATTGCATTGACGCGCACATTAAATTTTTTCCCTTGACCTTTCTTTTCAATAACTGTGATTTCCAAGATGGAAAAGAAAGACTCTTCTTTGAATTCTGCCACATACATGGTGGTAGTTTTAAACcgtagtattaaaaaaaataaaaataaaaaaatcatcaaaacccTAGAGAGTTTTAGCCTTAATAGCTTGGCTTAATTTTGCATTATGAAGGTATATGCAGTGTCCTCAAAAGACCGAGAGAGAAACAGCAACTCAACTGTTGTTCTTTCAAACTGCACAACACCTTTCCATttcaaatgacattttgaaaatcCCATAAAGGATCAAAAGCAAAAAATGTCAGCAACATAAagcacatttttcttttctttttcttgcaaaCCATGCACTTgggagtgtgtatatatatatatatatatatatatatatatagatatatatatatatatatctatatatatatttatttatttatttatttatttttttaatgaccatGGTGCTCCCAAAACTTTATTGTAACAAAGgagtttataaattatttatttgtttttcacccaacagtgaacattctgtcatcatttattcaccataatgtctttcaaaacctgtatgaacaTTTCGTCTgtgaaacaaaaaagtaaaaaattcttaaagtctgttctgatgaagaaacaaactcatctatatcttggatggcctaaggggggaatacattttcagcaaatttttcaAAGCAAATAATTCATCATCCGTTGACAAGACTGAATCACTGAGTCAGGGAGATGAACTGGTTAGATGAACACTAAATAGAACAAAACTTGGTTTCGGATATCATCATTAGTTCTTACAAGGCTTTTACATCATTTCTTTTGGGGTCACGTCATAAAAAGTTTGCCAGAAAGAGGTATACCTGAATTTCTGTCACATCAGAGCATCGTCAGAGACCCGTCAGCGATCCTGAAGGTTCTCCTGGAGATCAATGGGATTTGACGTGCTGTCTTCAGAATCAAACACTCATGATGGATGACTCCGTTTGGTTTATTGTTTCCAGCTGACGTAAGGCTGAGCGGCTCTCCTCTAGCCCACTTCTTCAAACCCTTAGGGGAGCCAAAAATATGAAACAGAACTCTTTCCTTGTCTCTTTTTTCGCCTTATGTTAAGTGTATGAAGTCAGCTTTTGTAAAGACGACAGTCTCAGAAGACTTGAGTCATTAAAGACATTTTCTGCATTATACCTCAGTCATTATACTGTACTgtgctttcatttaaaaatgaccataaatacttttatattcatatatacaatttataaataaattgggtgaaaaaataaaatggggtAAACTATGACCCAGATACATTCTTGCCAAGGCACCTTTTCATTTCCAGCCAATGATTTTGAATCAAAGTTCTCATACTGTAAGTTggagaatgtttaaaaaaaggctgGAAATAACCTATAATCATTTTCACAAAGTAGCTAAGAAGTTTTCATGGTGGCCTATGCTAATGCTTTATCGCTAATTCTGGCTATCCCATTTAGAAGAGGATATATGGCCCCCTTGACCCTGGAGTGGGACTGAGGACGGTGCAAATTTTAGAACATGGGAATACTAATGGCAATTGATCAAATAATGAAACAATAAAGGAATTACCACATTTTTACTCACCCCCAACCTGTCCTAATTTCTCATTAGCATAAACTCCCATGACAGGAAGAGATCGTTTTGGGGTGAGTTACGCCTGGCTCCAGAGTGCTGGAGATGGAGAAATTGGATTAAATTCATGCCACTCACAACTGCCCTCTGGacttatgaacacacacacatgcaactcTGGCATCATGAAAATAGAAAAGACTCAAATCCATGCTAAGCTGCTTTGCTAAATCACATTAACTCATTATTCAAGGCTAAAAACCTTTACCCCTTATCAACAGCCCAAACAGCCAGATGTTCTGATGAATAAACTAACTTCTTCCATCAgtaaactgaagatttaaacatatTTGCAGATGCACAACACCTAGCATAGTACACAAACAAatccttattatttttattaacaaatccTTATGAAAATTTATCATGGCTTTTCTTATAGTAACAGTAGAAACCAAATTTGTTTTTGgcgtattgattaccatttgtataatgGTTAGAGTAGCAAAACCATGCTTAATTTGTAGTTACTATGGTTAAAATACAGTAACcatatagtgtcccatactctgaatttttgctctgcatttaacctatcctagtgcacacaaacaaatatttttggcTAGTTTGGACCTTGGCAAAAAAGGATACTATTAACAGCCAATAGtgaaaaatgcaaataatgtgcaaaaaaacattttcttctgcATCCAGTTGAAAAAAAGGGCGAGTGAATGATACAGTTTTCTTATTtatgtgaactattcttttaatcttATGGCAAATTACTTGAAGGCAGCCTCTCTGTAAAGAGGGCTGAAAGTTGCTCTTTCATATCTGTCGTTTTTATTCGCTGTAAATTATTCCCCTGAGATGAGAAATCAATGCGAATTGACGCTTTTGATGGTGATCTACGTCCAAATAGAGCTGGATCAAACTGGCCCTATTGTGTCGTCTTCtcagggagaaaaaaagaagcaTCTTTCTGGTTCGTTTGCTGCATGTCCGCAGCAGAAAATTGGCGGAAATTACTTTTCGGGGATGTCATTAACCTActtaacacaaataaacaaatcggTAGCTAACACCTCGGAAAAGTTAATTTTCGCATCTTGCGAAGCTATTACATTTCTGACATGTTTTTGAGGCATCACATCACCCAGCCGTATCAAACATGAGTTGTCATGATTAGACACTGTTTTTGGCTTAAGGTTTAGTGGTGGTCTGAACGCTGTACATCGTAGCATCTCTGGAGAGCCTCAGAAATATCCCGTTTAGTTTGATGTATTTGCCCATCCACTCTTTGTTTGAGCTTCTAAATgctaaattgtattttgcatggTCGTATGATAGTTGCAAGCTCGGCTACAGGCTAATTCCCCTAGCGCATATGCTATATTGGAGTTTTTCTTTGAAAGTTTCCTGCTGTTGTTGACACTTTATTTCAGCTCAACTCTCCGAGGGGGTGACGCTGCTCACCGCTAATTAAAACTGTTTTCATCCAGTCCTAATCAGGTCACTGGCTTCTGTCGTATAGCGAGATGTACCAGTTTCCACAAATTGCTGTAGACTAAGGGAGAGCTGTGTTTTCGggtgtttggtttgtttttttggctTCTGTGGCGGTACTGCGATGTGGCTTTTGATTTGCGTAGTCGGCTTTTTTTGAAACAAttcttttgtttgcttttgtttcctGCATGGACCGCCGTGCACTGTTTACATTAGCATTAGCGGTTCCTcttaaacatgtatttttagaGCTCTAGACTGTATCCATATGACATTCAGGTCAGCAAACAGATATCGCAGCCTCAGCTATGTGGTTCAAGATTGTATAAATATCAAGCTATATTTAAAATGAAGCAAGTTTTATTTCCATGGATTCTTATTTGCAATACCCTGAAACCTTTAGAATTTGAGAGTCTATATAAAATGAGTGCTCTGTATACAACTATATGACAAATATAAGATAGCATGGTCTctgtttttagctttatttaaacTTCACTGGTGTCACAAGCAAGATCTGACAAGGAGTTCtacaataaatattacaataattttaatatgcatttacttATATCTGTTCAcatgcaaaatgtttcaagaattaatttaaatcaatcaTTTGCTGCATCACTCATTTTATTCATAACAGAAGCAAAACAAACTGTTGCCTAAATTAAAGCATAAAAAGATGGACAAACAAACCACAAAGATAATAAAAGCTGTTACTTGGTTTATATAATTGAATCTGAGAAGGAAGAAAAGAAGActcagttcaaaagtttgaggttggtaagatttttttctttttcttttatgaaGTCTCTTATGCGAACCAAGGGTGTATTTGCTTTATCAAAAATATTCaatttttaaatgtctgttttggactggaatatagtttaaaatgtaatttattcctgtgatggcaaagctgaattttcatcagccattactgcagtcttcagtgtcagaaattattataatatgcagatttgctgtttaattttgctaatttcttattatcagtattggaaacagttgtgttgcttaatatttttgtgtaaactgtggaacttttttccccaggaattTTTGAAGAATAGGaaattcaaatgaacagcatttatttgcaaatgcaaatcttttgtaacattagaaatgccttcactgtcacttttaatcaatttaatgcaaatatttaaagaaaattaatatgtatgtatatttatgtccTTATTTAACCTCTctcatattgtttttatttccatttttggaATTCTATATACACGTTATATTGAACCAAGCAGAATGAAAATTCTGCTGAACGTCTAatgttgtgttccacagaaaaagagaggaattggaatgacatgggtgcgtaaaaaaatgacagaattttccctGAGTGAAATATGGACAGTTGCCGAAGGCTCTCTCACTCTTCTTCCACCTGTGAATATTTTTTACTACAGATGTTCCAAAACAACTGGCATATGTGATGACAACCTTCAGAGTAGCTATTGACAACCACCTGGATAGTGAATCAAGTGGAGGTGTTTAATTCAATTCTGGTATCTTAATCTTTGCACAGGAGATTCTACAAAGAGATACACGTGACACCAGTCACTAAAGTTAGCGTAAATTAACTAATTTATGAAAAACACACTTAATATTTGCAAAGAACTTCACAGTATGGAAATATAAAAGATTCTACATGGAAACATTAATGTGTTCATTCATAAGGGTAAAAGTTTACAGTATAAAACCCCctcacattttaatataatttaagtactctttaaaacacaaagtaaaataattagCACACAAGTGCTTCTCCACAtggaaatctgttttattttagtaGTGGTTGAGTGTGAAGCCGTCCGAATAGGACATCTGTTGGAAAAGGCATATGTAATTGGAGAGCAAAAAGGAAGAAGAACCAAGACAGATCCTTCTGTCGCGCACAGTGATACATTTCACACAGGAAACGTCCCAAAAGGCTTCCCGCCAGAAGATACTAAGGCTCCTCTGCAAAACAGATTTTTGACACTGTTATGAGAAATACAACTGCTGTCATTGACAAAaagttattaatacattttttagcaGGCAGTGTTCAGTTTTCGTTCCAAGCAAGAGTGGGAAAATAATGGATGTTGAGCAGCCTCTTACCTTCTTCTGGATCTTCCAGGTCTTCCGGATCTTCCGGGTCTTCCGTGTCTTGCTTATTTTCAGGATCTTCCGGATCTTCTGGATTTTTCAGATCTTCTGGAGCTTCTGAAGCTTCCGGATTTTCTGAATCTTCCGGATCTTCTGAAGCTTCCGGATCTTCTGAAGCTTCTGGATTTTCTGGAGCTTCTGAAGCTTCCAGATCTTCTGGAGCTTCTGAAGCTTCCGGATCTTCTGGATTTTCTGGAGCTTCTGAAGCTTCCGGATCTTCTGGATTTTCTGGAGCTTCTGAAGCTTCCCGATCTTCCGGATCTTCTGGAGCTTCTGAAGCTTCCCGATCTTCTGGATCTTCGGTGACCTCCTGCACCTCAGGGTCACTCTTAAATGCTAAAGCCTCCTCATGGGTGTAATATGTACCTTTCTGATGGGCCATGAAGCGGAGAACCATGGTTATAATTAGCAGTATTATCACAACAACTGCTATTACAGACACTCCTGGGTGAGGGAACAATCACAAGAAGACCAGAAACATATGAAATCAAGTTGATAATAGTCATGAAGTCCATAAAAAACAGCGTCCACTTTAGAAAGGGTGAGACATGAAGACCagttgtgaccctggaccacaaaccagtcTTAAGCAGTGctgggggtaacacattacaagtaatcagattactttttttcaagtaactagtaaagtaacgcattactttttaatttaaaaataaaatatctgagttacattttcaaaaagtacagccagttactttgtttacccatttattgactgacaagtcttctgtccccatattgggagacatatgtacagaggcgttgtgtgcgctgtgtgaacatgatgtagttctagactaaatgtgaatgtgcattaattcatccaactcgcaaaaaaataaaaataaaaaaataataaaatttagtaGTCATCAAAATGAGTTAAAAcggtgaaatgcaaactcagcatatgacacaaacctgcaattcacgagttcacacttacatataattagctgaagtattataatgcatatttggcctgctgtccggggaaggggctccgagctcgggaatggcccgaacctagagtaccccccccccccgtatatgtaaaagtgtaaaatgaactctagtggaggagatggggtggaggggggatgctgataaaccgtcaatggagacatgtaggctaattcagctgtatttataccctaaggttgattatcttaagtggctccacctgtgctaattaggctaagtatctgacgtgct
This DNA window, taken from Carassius auratus strain Wakin chromosome 47, ASM336829v1, whole genome shotgun sequence, encodes the following:
- the LOC113064795 gene encoding opioid growth factor receptor-like isoform X1; amino-acid sequence: METSTVLRHFQIKPYPAQQAVTRNLPIDTPSNTTATTEHPTVGMASSIESVDTIILGVSVIAVVVIILLIITMVLRFMAHQKGTYYTHEEALAFKSDPEVQEVTEDPEDREASEAPEDPEDREASEAPENPEDPEASEAPENPEDPEASEAPEDLEASEAPENPEASEDPEASEDPEDSENPEASEAPEDLKNPEDPEDPENKQDTEDPEDPEDLEDPEEEEP
- the LOC113064795 gene encoding opioid growth factor receptor-like isoform X2 — encoded protein: MTAHSGRILASNTTATTEHPTVGMASSIESVDTIILGVSVIAVVVIILLIITMVLRFMAHQKGTYYTHEEALAFKSDPEVQEVTEDPEDREASEAPEDPEDREASEAPENPEDPEASEAPENPEDPEASEAPEDLEASEAPENPEASEDPEASEDPEDSENPEASEAPEDLKNPEDPEDPENKQDTEDPEDPEDLEDPEEEEP